The following nucleotide sequence is from Vicia villosa cultivar HV-30 ecotype Madison, WI unplaced genomic scaffold, Vvil1.0 ctg.000397F_1_1, whole genome shotgun sequence.
CCACTTGCATATATAGTAGAGGATACAGTGTATTGCCTAAGCATTCATTATATACCGCATAATGTCGTGTAACCCCGTATAATATTGTATGATTATGTAATGTTGTATGATTGTGTCATGTTTTATGACTAAGTAATGTTGTATGTTGTTATTTATGCTATCATTTGTTGTTATTATACCTTATAAGTTACAAAATGTATTATCACCCCTAtgtttctatgtttccatgaTATGAATCATGCGCTAGATATCCCCAGGTTGAGACTGAGGAATAGTCATAGGGCGGTATTTTTATTGAGGATGGTGTAAAAGACCACTTCATTagttttctttcttatttataAATGTTGAACTATTAAGTCAGCTAGTACGTTTAGGTTTGTAATAAGGCTATGATATTGTGACATCACGGTCgagattttacttttaatttccaTGTTTGATTCAATGTTTGAACAAGTACTCATATATGAGATGTGCGGCTTTATTTGAGTTAATGTGATGCTCTGTTTTATTATGTGAAATTAATActctaaaaaaattatgttttataaaaaaattaggttTTAGGATGTCACATAGTTGGTATCAAAACCTGGTTTGTCCCTCAGGCTTTGTGAGTTATGAGTTTGTTGTGTCCTTCAGTACGACATGTGTATTAGCTGTAACAATAACATCCTCAATTTTCATGAGTTTTGGTCTTCCATGGgttctttatttttccttaaGGCATTCTTTATCTACACTAAGGAACCAAAATTTCCTTTCTGTCTCCTTAAGCTTCTTCCTCGCTAACTCCCATATTTCactaatttcaaatattttttctttgcCTTTTTCAAAGCCTCTCTCATATTATTCTACTCTTTCTTAGAAGAAATACAAATGGGTTTAGTAAAACTTTGGGCCATCTTCAAATCCTTCCAAAAACTTGACCTTAGATTGCAGTTTCTCCTCAATCATAAACTCATGGTTCGCAATAAACTTTGAGCTTGTTAGAGTAATCATTTTTGACATATAAGACATACATCTGGAGAGACTTTCTTGCAAGCCTTAGGCATCATCTTAAATAGTGAGTACCTATCCACATTAAGGATCAGGGCACAAAGCGTATCTAGATATGAAGGGACAGGTTAGGCTAAAGGACACGTTTTTCCTCTTCAGATAAACAGCACGAAAAGGAGAAAAGGATGGTGTAGGAATAGGAAAAACAGCTACAAAAGCACACACAAAATTAACCACCATTTAAGTTAGGATCGCAACATTTACAAAATGTCTACTAGTGTTCCCAATTGGAAGAGTGCCTTGACCTAGGCCACCTTCCACAAGGGATGAATTTGACCAATTCTTAGAATGCGTCGATtgagcctaactcatccctataaaatcggcttgtaaggtgaggatcTCTCTCATTTATAAATGCATTACATGTCATATCTCTAAGTAATGTGAGATTAAATTCATCCATTCAAACCCAATACAATGAAGATGTTAAGACTGAATGATGGCAAGTCAAATGCTGCAATTTAGGCGACTAAAAGCGGACCACAATGAAGGTGGAAATTCCAACACACCCTCTCACGTTCATGCCTCAATTAGGCAAAAATATGGAAGATGTGGGAAGCCCAACAAGTGATATATGATAGACTTTGATACCATCTTAGAATGTGAATTGGGTCTAACTCAACCCTATAAAATTGACTTGTAAGGTGATAATTGTCACCATTTATAAATACTACACATGTCATATCATTAAACAATGTGATATTAAATCCACCATTCAAACCTAGCACAATGAAAATGTTGGAGGCTGCAATGAAGACAAGTCAAATACTGTAATTTAGGCGACTAGGGGCGGGCTACAATGAAGATGGAAATTCCAAGATCAATAATTGGGCTTTTGATCTTTTTGTTGGCCCTATACTTATATTTATACCTATGATCATTATCCATGTTTCTTGTATAAAGAAAGTAATCAATCAACAAGAATAATTAGAAACCTCACACTCTGAAAGGATCACGGAACACACCCAAAATTTCAAGAGTCTTCTTTCAAATGAAAGGCGTCAGCAAAAACTGTGTGTCTATATATTAATCTTTTTCTTTGTTATCTTATCAAAACTACAAACAAACTCTTTAATTCTACGAACATGCTATCTTTTTGTGTCATAAAGGCCCAATTCACCAAATAATAGGCCCACTTTCATTTTGTGAAAATGTGCCTGTCTCTAATAGCGGGGAAACAATGACTCACAAACGACCTCATCAATGTTACCCCAATTTTACATATGGTCCTTTGAGAATTATTAGTATGAGGCTAGACAATGATATATCCAAATTTAAAGTTTTAAAGGAATTTAGTAATGACCTCAATGGTCTTAGGGGATTGTATAAAAGAGATTAGATTGAAAGGAGTTGTACTGAATCTCAAGCAAGAAATCTGTTACATCACGGATCACCCCAGATCAAAACCTTCCCCCTAGTAAACCATTTATAGAGGGAAGAGGGATATGGGTAACAATCATCCCCAGTACGAGGGAACTTATTTCATTTTGTTCTCTTATTATGTTATCTACTATTCTATTACgtgtttttcctttctttttgattATACAGTATACACTTTAGACGAGGAAGAtaagaagaaaggaaaaaaatctAACAAGCAAGAATCGAAGATCCCTGAGCCTGTGCATCTACTACTAAATTGGTATCATGTCAACAAGGATTACGTCACTTAAGTCATAATGACTAATATATTTCTAGGAAACAATCATACCAAACCTATTCACATGCCATCACGCTATAAACCTTATGTATTGAGTGGCAAGAAGGCAAGGCGACATAACCCATAAGTTTCATCACATTCTAACATATCGAaagaaaagaatatgaaaaagctAAGAAAGGCTAAGGGcggtttgaaaaaatatatactcACCAATTGTCCACGAGGTGAAGTTTGACACGCATGTTGAGAAACAACCTTGACTGTAAGTCATGCTCCGGCAACGTTGACCTGGCTCAACAGGGCTATTATTCCCATCTAGGCCGACGACCCCATTTCAAAGGTCCAAAGGCCCAAAACATTCCTCGGAGCAAGAAGGACCAAATGATCTCTCAACATTTGACCTACTGAGACGTGTGTTTTCCAATTGAAGGTTCTAGGGACCTAAAACTCTAGAACCCCAGTATGAAGTAGATGAAAGGTCGCAGGTTTTAGGTACACAGTATTCAAACCCAAAAATCAATATTAAACATATTTGTAGACAAATAGAAATTTAGAAATAAGTTTACACACAATATAAATGTTAATGAATTACATTACCACTTTTAATATATGTAAAAAATTTCAAACAGCTTATAAATATGGCCGGAAGTAGTACTCAGTTTTGAAGATATGGATCACAGTTTCATCACAAGACACAGTGGTTGGAGATCAAGGTAGCAATTGCAATTACTTGCTTATATACAAACAGTCTTAATTTCTTTTCTCCCAATAGGAAGAATCAGGGTGGACAGAATAAAGGTCTTCACCTGTCGAAGATGTAGCAGTCCATGACCCATCATTTAATAAACTCTGAATTTGTGATGGTGACTTGCTTATCTTATTTTCTTCCGTATGATAGTAATACTGCCTCATTGCTTCCATCTTCTTTTCATCCATTACTTCACTTGAATCTGAAACAAACTCTGGAACCACAATCCTTCCTTCAAGCATACTTACCACCGACGACATGGAGGGCCTAAGGTTTGAAGTGACATTCGTGCATAGGAGAGCCACATTGATCATCACCATAGCTTCCTTTTTGTTGAAATCTGAACCTAATCTTCTGTCTACTAGCTCCATTAGGTCGCCTCTCTCTTTCAACATATGTGCCTGTTGAAGCAAAGAATAGAATAGTTTTCTGAAACCCAAGTCATTtacaagaaagaaaagatatttttacTAACAATAAttcaaattctttactttgttAACGTTTGTGTCAAAAATAACAATTCTTTACATTAGGTAATTCAAATTCTGAAAactcttcaaagttcaaaattgATCATATTTATGTAAAATAACTAAACCCAAAAATGATGTCACTTAACGTGTAAGTCACTTGAATGCTTCATGATTTTAGAAATTGACAGTAACTATGAAATGTTTTGTACAATTAGTCAATTACTCATCAAAAGTAATGACTTCATTTTCCTTCTTGTGAAAAGTAATATTCAACAAAGAAATTTCTCTTTTCAAAATTAGTATTTTGTATCTTATTCGTTACAATATTTGTAAGGTTATTGTCTTCTTGTTGGTCAGGCCAAGGAAAGGGATAAGAACAGGGAGTACATGATTTTATTCGCTTTTAgagtttaataattattatattaggaatgaaaaacatatatatatatatatatatatatatatatatatatatatatatatatatatatatatatatatatatatatatatatatatataagacacAAAACAAAGTGTAAGTAGATATTAATATTACTAGGGATAATAAAAATTTACATAACTAAGGGTGAACATCATAAGCTTACCCAATCAAGAAGATAGAATGCTTCCTCCTTTGTCCGATAAAGGGTGTTGCTCCTTCCACTAACGATTTCCAAGGCAACAACTCCAAAACTATAAACATCAGCTTTGTCCGTCAAATAACCATGCAATGCATATTCAGGAGCCATATATCCACTGCATAATTGAAACATATCATTTCAACAACTTAATATCAGTATACAACATGATGTCAAACTactatattataaaaattatcaaTTGAATTAAATATGATAACTTTTTGGAGTACTTTTTAATAAAGTCAGAAAATGCAAGAATTATAGTTACTCACTATGTCCCAGCAATTCTAGTGCTAATGTGAGTATTATCCTCCTCATCAAGTTTGGCCAAACCAAAATCAGATATCTTAGGGTCGAGATCCTTGTCAAGCAACACATTAGTGGCCTTGATGTCCCTGTGAACAACCTTCAGTCTTGACTCTTCATGTAGGTATGTCAAACCTCTAGCAATACCAACACAAATCTTCTGCCGTATAGACCAATCTAATTTTATTTGTTCTTTCTCTGGACCTATAtttgtaaatttaataaatatgacATAACGAGACCATATAGTCACGTGTTATATCAGAAAATGTGGAATATCATACAAATAAAAACTGACAGAGACCGGCCATAGTGAAATTACCAAATAAAGCACGAGCAAGGCTATTGTTTTCCAAGTATTCATATATCAACAACAACTGATCTCCCTCCACACAACAACCATATAGTTTAACAAGATAAGGGTGTTGCAAGGCAGAAATCATGCCTATCTCATTTAAAAACTCACGATTCCCCTGCCTTGATTTAGAAGAAAGTTGCTTGACTGCAATCAATGTCCCGTTGGATAAACATCCCTGGATTTTGAGGAATGCTATGTTGTTAGAcgttgaatattttttttatatgaaaatataCATGTACAATCATAATAAAAGCATGACACTAAAGATGATTTGTTATATTATGCAAAATACCTTGTAGACAGGACCAAATCCTCCTGCTCCAATCTTATTGGAATCATCAAAGTTGTTTGTTGCTGCTTTGATTTGCCTTAAGGTAAATAAACCTGTTGGTAGGTCTAAACTCTTCAGCTCTGTTAATTGAAGTAAAAGAAAGATCAAATATCTCTTGCACTAAGAAAATTACATATGGACATTCTGCATTGACAATCCATTTCTTGAAAGCTTGCAACTTCCCTTTTATCAAGATAAAACTAGTCTCAAGTTCCATAACATGATATACTGATAAAAATACGTGTCGAAACTTTACTCAGTTACTCAACATGTGCAAGTTTTTTTATCACTTGAACTAGTCATGTGTTAGTAAAATGTTAGATGATGATGGCAACAAAAGAAATTCATTTGTAATCGTCACCTCTTGCCAATGAGTTTTTCTTTACAAAACATCCTTTCCACCAAAGTATACCAAATACAAGAATGATAACAATTGTTGCTGCAACCACAATTCCAGCCACAGCTCCTGCAGATATGCTTCCAGTTCCAGGTGGAGagtctgtttgtttattttacaaCACATTTTAACTATTAAATTATAACATAGAGATCATAACATAAGATTAGGAAGGTACATAGTATAACCCACCAGATTCCACTGAGATAGCCGATATAAGAGGACCATATACTGATTTATTTGGGACAAACTGTGTCCCTTTTCCAGCCCAATATAAACGGATCTCCAAAGTATTACTAGAAACAACAACATCTTTGAACTGTTTTATGATTTTCTTACCAACTCCTCCTGCTTCTTTGGCAATATTGAAGTCCTTTTGCACGGCCTTCCCCTGCAACATTTCAATCACAGCCTTCTTAGTGTTTCATAATGATTACAATTTATAAGTATTTTAACTGTTAAACCATGTACCTGAAGGTAGATATCAAATACACGCCTTCCAAGACTACCATAAGTTTGATCTTCTGTGAACATTATTTCAGCAAAATGTAGATTTACTGTGTAGTTTCCATTTGCCAGGCAAAACCCATAATAAGTCAAAGAAATAGGAGAAACACGTGCATTCATGTACAATTCAGCATCCACCATAGTAAGTTTAGCTATATTTTTAGGGGAATAATTTTCCTCAGGACTATCTAAGAATTCACCAGTGGTGCTAAATGCCCAATTTCCATTTGAACTGACATGGAATCTAGCTGGGCTAGATAAGTCCGAATCTTCGTCATAACTTGTTTTGTTGATTGTTGCATGCTTTCCGCCACAATTTATATAAAGGGAGTATGAGGCTGGATTGAAGAGATCATGTAAGCAACAAAATATTAAGGAAACTAAGAAAATCAAATGAAGAAAAATATGCcccttgaaatttattttaatatactcATTGTCTTTCTTTTTAGCTATCACGTTATTTCCCAATGCAAACAAAGATTAAAGGAGGGAATCATAAATTTTAATAtactcatattttatttttatgtcccTTGAATTATTGTTGCTGATATTTTCCATACAAACAACTTGATTGTAGTGTGTCCAAACTAAAAAATAACCATGGCtgtcttttattaaaaaaagaaatacaaACATAGGGAGATCTTTAGCTGTCTATAGGAAAGTCACCGTGAAGAAAAAAACTCACGTTTGGGACATTCAAATCTCAAACACGAAACTGTTTCTCTGAGATATGGAAGCAACAAAATAAGTTAGCATGATTAGTAAAATAAGATTCATCACATAGTAAGAGGGAAATGGAAAggttatatatgtgtgtgtgcgGGCACCACGCGCATGTTTTAGAACTTATAATACCAAACTTACATGTCATTGTGTGCCCATGAGGTAGAAAACAAGTTCCTGAGATATATTAAAGAAGATAGTGTCTCAGGAAGGTTCTAAGGCTCGCAAACAAAAGCACGCAAATGCAAGGATTCTTACACATTGTCATCTTGACATCTTTGACTCACTTGGCTGATGCTGAAATTATTGTATGAGAGATCTCTACATACAAGTCATAAAATTAGAATCAAAATATGATAATAATACAACCATTAGAGACTAGAAACATTTGGTGACTACAAAGAAACCTTCAAcataaatgtttttaatattttaaacaaCTGCATAATACTACTCCAAGAACATAAAAGTATCAAAACGATTTCCTTCCCGAGAAGTAGGTGAAAAATAACCTCCTCATCAATTGTTCCATTAAAGAATACTTTATTTTCAATTGAAGGGAAGAGAAAACCATTCCGTTAAAAATGACAACAGAATACAAATGTGAAGAATGATTTTTATCTCTGAATTGAAACTTGAGAATGACATATTGAAGATATAATATTAAGTCAATCAAAGAAATGAAACAAAGGTTATTCTCAATCAGCCTGAACATTAAATCAGAGCAAGACAACCATGAAGCTTTAGGAAGATAGATCATACATGTCCGAGAGAAGTGGGATGAAGGGTTTATGAACTTATACAGTGAGGAAAACTA
It contains:
- the LOC131627718 gene encoding probable leucine-rich repeat receptor-like serine/threonine-protein kinase At3g14840 isoform X1, giving the protein MKMSTTSPFFFLLIIAILFLSLTAFGANTLHPDEKKALEDIAISLGKKDWNFNIDPCSNKPNWLTSPISKGVENNVTCDCSIPGDKFCHVISITLKGQNLPGTLPPGLTRLRYLQVIDLSRNYLNGTIPKEWGSMMNISKIALLGNRLTGSIPAEISNISTLQTLELHNNQLSGKLPPELGHLTQIQTLQLSSNNFTGELPMTFVKLTALQEFRIEDNQFSGKIPDYIQNWTNINALMIQGSGLSGPIPSGISLLRNLTDLRICDLDGYEDAPLPQLNSMTNLNTLVLRNCNISGELPGYLGTMTLLKHLDLSFNKLSGIIPDSYANMKSSNYIFLTGNLLTGPVRRWRHYVDTDLSYNNFSISQVSQRCQDDNVNLFSTSWAHNDIETVSCLRFECPKPSYSLYINCGGKHATINKTSYDEDSDLSSPARFHVSSNGNWAFSTTGEFLDSPEENYSPKNIAKLTMVDAELYMNARVSPISLTYYGFCLANGNYTVNLHFAEIMFTEDQTYGSLGRRVFDIYLQGKAVQKDFNIAKEAGGVGKKIIKQFKDVVVSSNTLEIRLYWAGKGTQFVPNKSVYGPLISAISVESDSPPGTGSISAGAVAGIVVAATIVIILVFGILWWKGCFVKKNSLARELKSLDLPTGLFTLRQIKAATNNFDDSNKIGAGGFGPVYKGCLSNGTLIAVKQLSSKSRQGNREFLNEIGMISALQHPYLVKLYGCCVEGDQLLLIYEYLENNSLARALFGPEKEQIKLDWSIRQKICVGIARGLTYLHEESRLKVVHRDIKATNVLLDKDLDPKISDFGLAKLDEEDNTHISTRIAGTYGYMAPEYALHGYLTDKADVYSFGVVALEIVSGRSNTLYRTKEEAFYLLDWAHMLKERGDLMELVDRRLGSDFNKKEAMVMINVALLCTNVTSNLRPSMSSVVSMLEGRIVVPEFVSDSSEVMDEKKMEAMRQYYYHTEENKISKSPSQIQSLLNDGSWTATSSTGEDLYSVHPDSSYWEKRN
- the LOC131627718 gene encoding probable leucine-rich repeat receptor-like serine/threonine-protein kinase At3g14840 isoform X2, whose amino-acid sequence is MKMSTTSPFFFLLIIAILFLSLTAFGANTLHPDEKKALEDIAISLGKKDWNFNIDPCSNKPNWLTSPISKGVENNVTCDCSIPGDKFCHVISITLKGQNLPGTLPPGLTRLRYLQVIDLSRNYLNGTIPKEWGSMMNISKIALLGNRLTGSIPAEISNISTLQTLELHNNQLSGKLPPELGHLTQIQTLQLSSNNFTGELPMTFVKLTALQEFRIEDNQFSGKIPDYIQNWTNINALMIQGSGLSGPIPSGISLLRNLTDLRICDLDGYEDAPLPQLNSMTNLNTLVLRNCNISGELPGYLGTMTLLKHLDLSFNKLSGIIPDSYANMKSSNYIFLTGNLLTGPVRRWRHYVDTDLSYNNFSISQVSQRCQDDNVNLFSTSWAHNDIETVSCLRFECPKPSYSLYINCGGKHATINKTSYDEDSDLSSPARFHVSSNGNWAFSTTGEFLDSPEENYSPKNIAKLTMVDAELYMNARVSPISLTYYGFCLANGNYTVNLHFAEIMFTEDQTYGSLGRRVFDIYLQGKAVQKDFNIAKEAGGVDSPPGTGSISAGAVAGIVVAATIVIILVFGILWWKGCFVKKNSLARELKSLDLPTGLFTLRQIKAATNNFDDSNKIGAGGFGPVYKGCLSNGTLIAVKQLSSKSRQGNREFLNEIGMISALQHPYLVKLYGCCVEGDQLLLIYEYLENNSLARALFGPEKEQIKLDWSIRQKICVGIARGLTYLHEESRLKVVHRDIKATNVLLDKDLDPKISDFGLAKLDEEDNTHISTRIAGTYGYMAPEYALHGYLTDKADVYSFGVVALEIVSGRSNTLYRTKEEAFYLLDWAHMLKERGDLMELVDRRLGSDFNKKEAMVMINVALLCTNVTSNLRPSMSSVVSMLEGRIVVPEFVSDSSEVMDEKKMEAMRQYYYHTEENKISKSPSQIQSLLNDGSWTATSSTGEDLYSVHPDSSYWEKRN